CTTTGAGGTTTTGCTTCCGGTTTGGAGAGAGCTTCCCCTTCTGCCGAACGCAAAATGAACTACGTAACCGTCACCTTCCGGATCTATATTTACATGATAAACTTTATCGCTACCATCCCCTTGATAATAAAGGCTGATTTTATTTAACTCTGTAGAATTTTCCGAAGGAGAGGTTTCTAAATTTCGTTCTTGAACTTTAGAGTTTTGTTTTAAATTTTCTTTTTTAGTCTCAGTTTTTTGAGAGTGTGGTTCGGTTGGTTTTAAATTTTTTTCAGATTTTGAAATTACGATTTTATCTGTTTCTTGCCGACTGGATTTTGTTTTCTCTTCAGGTTTAGAAATTATAATTTTATTAACTTCTTGTTGAACTTCTTTCGGAGATTTGTTTCCTTCTATATAACCTTTTTTTAATTTTTCTGAAAGTAACTTTTGAGCTTCTTTGACGCAAATTTCTTCGTTATCAAAAGTTTTGGTTTGAGAAATACCGGCTGTACCGGTTTTACCGTAAGTAACCGTAAAAGAATTTCCGGAAACTTCTATGTTCCAGAATTTATCAGATTTATCGTCTTTGAATGTTAGGTGGTGGTTCATTTGATGGATCCTAGATTCTTTGAAATATAGATTTATTGATTAGTTTATCAGTATATTAAGGTTGAATAATATTTTTAATCGATTGATATGTGTTTTTTGTATCTCGGTGGTTAGTAAAGCTCACTATTCAAATGAATACTCAAAATTTTCTACTGAAACGCGCGCTTTTTCATAAAAACTTACAGTATTCAATTTTATACCTCACGGTTTTATTTTTTTTAGAATGAAAGTTACTCTAACCAATAGAAATCAATCAGAGTCTTCTCTAAAACTTTAAAATTAAGTCATAACATGGTTGATAACAAACCGTAGTAACTTTTATACATTACGCTTTATACTACAATAGATACGTTTTTAGTAGAATTTAAAAATTATAAGAGTTTCTACATGATTGAATTTTATACAACTTCTAAATAACGTGAGTTCTGGTAAGGATTCATTTTTCTAAAAAAATTAGAATCTGAATCCTGCAGATTGATTTTTAAAATGTGGGAACTACCACAAATCATGGTTTTACGAATCAATTCTAAAATCGTAGAGACTCATACTTTTAGAAAATTCTTTCTTAGCCAAACTCATTTTAAATAAAGTAGTAAGTAGTCTTTGAATACAAATTCAAACTCTGTCCTTGTATTGTCCGATCTTATTTTTTTACTTTGATATACATATCTCCGTTTTCTTTAATTTTATATTCCACATAGTTCGATTTTTTTACAGCCTCTTCTATCTGAGCCAGAGTTACGTCGTGGTATTTTGTTTTAGAGATGATTTCTAAAATGGCGTTAACGTGATAAAATGAATCGTCTTTGATAGTACAGAACGCTTTGTACTTCTTTTTATTTTCATAGATAAATGGAATCAGACTGGTTATCTCTGCAATAGGATCGGAGACACTCATGATGGAGACAGGAGTGCTAAAATCATCCGTTTCAAGAATATATTGGAATCGTTTTTCTTTTTGGTTAAAGAATTCGTATTTTTTTTCACCTTCGGGGGTTTTAATGTAAAGATACTTGCGCCATTGTTTATCACAGATAGAAATCATATCCTTGAGGATTTGTTTTATATCTTTTCTCTCCGCACTTTGTGCTAAAAGTTTTTCGCCAACTTCCAAAGCAAGTTCTGGTTTGTAATCGCTATTATCCGCAAGCGCTCGTAACAACGGATCTTTAATTTCTGGATGAATATCTAGTTTTAAAGGATCACGTCCGTAGGAAACCGTTTTGTTTTTTTCCAATCGATCTTTATTGAAACGTATCTGAAATTTTTGAATCTGTTCGTCAGTAAGAGGAGTGCCGTTGATATTCAGTTGTTCTAGTTCTGTAAAGTCGTGTAGAAATTCAAGGTCGTTCAATTTTGTGTCTTGCAGAGAAAGTTGGCGTAACTTTTTCAATTTCGTTACGGTGGAAAAATCTAACTCTGTACATCTGTCTGCGGTTAAGAAATTAATTTCTTTTAGCATAGAAACGTCTTTGACCGGAGTTCCGGAAATATCCACACTAAATAGCTTTTTTTTAGCTAATGCCAAAATCGCAATATCAGAAACGGAAGTGTCGGCTAAACGTATGATTTCTAACTTGAATTTTTTTTCGGCCAAAAGCGCTTCTAAAGGTTTTAGATCAGAAATTGCGGAATCGGTTAAATTCAATTTTTCTAAAGTTAGTATTGATTCAAATGTAGGTTCCTTATCTTTGTTTTCAGATTGACTGCGGAAAGTTTGTTTCCAAACTTCGCTGAGATTATTCCACCAGTTTGTTTTTAAGTCTGCAAAAGGATCTGCAGGGCGTTCGGCAATCGGGATTTCGATTTCTATTTCGAATTCGTCACAAAGTTCTTTTAGAAACAGTGAGCCAATATTATAATATTCTAGATTGATTTCATCCTCCAATTCGTGAATAACTGGAAAAATGGCAGGTTCTCCTTCTTTATTTTTTTCGGTTGGGTGATAGATCCAATCTGAATTGTCCGTAAACTTGAGAGGACAGAATACGTTACTTTCTTTACCATCGAAGATTTCATAGACCCGATCTCCATCATCGAAAATATCAAAATCGAAATAACATTTTCCTAATTCTATTCGATTTGTTTTTAACGTGTTATGTTTTTCAATTAGTTTTAAGAATGACTTTGGAAATTTCTTGTAAGAATTTGAATTACCAGGAGGTTCGGCCGTAAGAGTGTTTCCGTTTTTAAATTCTACGATCAAAGTATTTCCGTTTATTTTTGCCCCCGTCGCATGTTCGAAAATTTTATGTAATACCGGTTCAAAGCCGGTAGAGTCGACTAGATAAGAAAAGTGTTTTATTAAATCTTTCTGTAGATCTTTAGAATTTACAATTTTTTCCCATTCTTGGCGAAAATCGTTGGGCGTTTGTGCGGAAGTTTTTTCTTTTTGGGAAAAAGTTTGTGTGTTTCCTTCTATATAACCTTTTTTTAATTTTTCTGAAAGTAACTTTTGAGCTTCTTTGACGCAAATTTCTTCGTTATCAAAAGTTTTGGTTTGAGAAGTACCGGCTGTACCGGTTTTACCGTAAGTAACCGTAAAAGAATTTCCGGAAACTTCTATGTTCCAGAATTTATCAGATTTATCGTCTTTGAATGTTAGGTGGTGGTTCATATTTCTATCCGAAATTGATTTAGTATATTCTATTTAATGAATACATCTTTGATTTAAATCTGATTCTTTTTCCAAGATATTCTGAAAAAACGGTTGAATCTATATATTTGTATCTTCTGTCGTTTTTTTTGAGACAAATTTTGAAGTGTATAAAACGGTGTGAGTAAAATTTTCTTATGTCGAACTCACGTTAAATAAGTGATCCTCGCTGAACCTTTTGGTTTACTTCAAAAACTTGAGACTATTTCTCTCAAAAAAGACATAAGTTTCGGAGTAAATAGAGTCTGTGAGGAGTTCTATATTTCCCTGATAGATCAATGTTAACTTTTAATACATTGCTTAAATTAAAGATTCAATAATTATGTTCTGCTCTCAAACAATTGAAATCGGCTGAGGTTTTTAAATTTCGAAAAACCTCTTGCTGTATTAGATTATTTAAAATTGAATTCATTGCCTGCGCATACTCGCTGTTTTTTTGTTCTAGGTCGTCTGCGTTATAATGTTTATCGTAGAGTTCCTCGTCAAAGGGGCAATCGTCTTCGTCTTCATTTTCGTCGTACGTTTCTATAAAATCAGCGAGAGTATATTTCCAGTCTCCTACGTTATTTTTTAACTTTTGAATTTTCTCAGGAGTGTTGTAGTTGTTCGGCCATTTTGATTGATATTCTTGTAAAGTTTTTTCAAAGGCTTCGATACTGTTCATCTTGATATAAGAGGCATCGATTGCAAAACCGTAAAAAGTTTCATCTACGTGGGCTTTCGCAAAAGATTTGATTTTTTGAATTGCAAAATTTGTTAAAACGTCAACTTCAAATCCTTGTTTATTTTTATGATTCTCTTTTTCTTCGGTTTTAGAAGAACTAGTTTCTTCTTCTGTGGGAAGTCCTAGTTCTATTCTGTATTTTTTTATTTCGTCTTCGGTTCCAAGGAGAACAATGTTGTTTAAAAATAAATTTCCTAAGAAAGAATCTTTTGTCTGGAAAATATGATCCCATGCGGAACGTTCGTTTTGATCTTTTACCGAATGATCTATCCACATCGTATGTAAAAGATAATCTACGATTGCAATCGATTTCGTTTTAATTGCGTAGATTAGGATCGGATCTCCAAATTTTGCCGAATTCGTTTTTAACTCTATTCCAGGTGTGTTTTTATTTGCGATAAAAAATTCGATATCTCTATTGTTTACCGTTTCGATCAAAAGTTGATAAGTGGGGCGTTTCGGAGAAATGTTTTTTTCCGGAAAATTGTTCAGCCAATAATTGCGCCATCGATCTGCGTAATCGGGACCTTCTTCTTCTGGATAATATCCTTCCCAGGCTTTCCATTTTACGAAAGTTTCAAACTCTTTATGAGCTACGTTTGGATTTTCATATTCGTATGTTTGGGAAAGAATCCGATTGTTGTTCTCATATTGTTGTATCGTAATTTGTTCTTTTTCCAAATTCAATTCTATACGATTTGTAATGTTGTGTTTTTGTATCAGTTTGATTTGATTCATTGTAGGATTACTAACGGACTTTATTAGAATGGATAATTGATTTTATTTCAACCCGCATTATCAAATGACTCGAAAATTTAGGATTACATTAAGAACTTAGATCCGATTCAAATCATACTCAGTGCAGATCTTTGTTCAAGAAGCGGATTAAATTTTTATATTTTTAAAACGATGATTTTTAATTCCTTTTTTTGTATAGTGGAAATCTTTGATTTTTATCGAAGGAACTTCTATAAAAATCAAAGATAACGAGCCTAATCATTAGATTTCTATATAAATTGTCATTCTGTAGTTATCATCATATTAAAAATTCATTTTATAGGATTTTCTCTAAAAGAAAAAATAGTATGAATAATGTTAGTTTAAATCATTTCTAATCGACAGAATCTTTCAATTTAGAATAGGATTGGAATGTTTTGACAGTGTAAAGTTTCATAACGTATTTAGGCTTATCATTTACAAAATCAATTTTATCGGACCTTGATTTAGAAGGCGTTTTTAAAATACGTTTTAAAAGAATCAATCGTTTGAATTTGAATAATAAAATCAAATCGTATTTACTGGTTTTACTATATTTTTTGGCTCACTGTAAGGTAGATATAAGACAGATCCCTCCTAGGGAATATAACGAGTTAAAAACAAGCGTTTTTAATGCTCCGATTTATATCGGTAAATTTGAAGTTTTCAAATCCAATTCGTTACAGGAAACTAAAGCCTGGAAGGCCACTTTAAAATCTGTTATCAAAAGCAATAGGGCTTTTTCCGAAATAAAAGACGGAGAAGAATTTCAACCAGATTCGTATATTCTTGATGTTGAAATCAGTCCTGATTATAAGGAAGAATATAACTACTGGTGGACATGGCCGGCTATTTATCCGTTTCCCGGCTATTGGCCTTTACAAATTAGAAAAGCAGAATATACTGTTAGGATTGCTACCACAATATCAAGAAGTAATAAAATTCTACTTCAATCGGAGCTTGAACAATCAGGTCAAGAAAACATTTATATATATGGATTTTATCGCACGAGTGAAATCGAGGAAATGGTTGAAAATACCAATTTGGTAATTTTGGAAAGATGGATCAAAGATATTTTAAGCAAATCGTTTTAATCGGGACACTTGTATTCTATACGTGTATTTCCATTCCGGAGGTGCCTAACAATGGTTTCGAGCGATGTATTGCACATTATTATAACGTAAAAAGAAGAATGAGAGAAATCCAAATTCAAAATAAGAACTTTACTGCAGTTATTGTTTTGATTTCTTTTGGGGTTGGTTTTTGGGTCGGTCCTATTGGGTTTGTTCCTTTGATTGTACTTCCATACACACAATACCGTAATAAAAAGAAAACCGATGAAATCCGGGAGGAGTGGGAGAAGGAGTATTGTACAAATTCATCTGAAGCTCCGATTGAAAACAGCAAGTAGTATGAGTTCCCACGTTTTAGATATCCGGTTTATAAGTTTGATTATTGTTATTGGGTATGACAACTTTTTAGAATAGTTAGCGTGAGTTCGAAGAATCCAATGCGAAAGCAAGTTATTTTAGTTATGAAATTTGAGAGCCATACTTTGTATCTTTTTTCGATATATAATCTTGTGTCACCGAACATAAATCTAAGTTTTAGAATAAACTTCGAAGAGCGCATCCGTTTTTTGGGATGCGTTTTTTTTAATTTTTGTTCTCAGATGTTATTGTTCCACGCATAGAATGCTGGCGGGATAATCTTTCCAGTTGTAAGGATCCATATGATCGGGCAAGATTAACTTTGAACAGGTGTCCTGAGTGTTATAAATGGAACTGGCATATTTCTTATTTGCAAGTCCAAATGCACCCGATTCTCCAGTGTTAGAAGAAGTCCAATTGAGACAGTTGATTTGTTTGCCATTGACAATTTGATTTCTCCAGGTTTGATCCAGTCCCGTCCAAATCGTATAATTTCCATCAAAAAAATTCTGCAAGGGAAACGTAAAAAGTCCCGCCGAATTGGTTGTACCGATCACGGTTTCGTCTGCGCGTTTGTATTCTTGGAGAGGTTGTAAAACCCAGTCGATCTGTCCGTCTCCCGCGTTTGGACTAACGGAAGCGCGACGTGTATCACCTACGAGCATCGCTTTATAGTCAGCTCCCAAAGAAAGAAGTTTTTCCGGCTTATTGGAATCCAGATTACAATAAGCGTCCGCTTGAGCGATTCCTCCGAAGTTCGCGTTATGCCCCATTTGTGGAACAAAGACGTATTTATAATTACAATAGTTTACTCCATATCTCGAAAGCAATCTTTCGATTAAAATGTCTCCGTATGTCTGATCGAGTGTATTTCTATTTCTAAAGCCAGACATATATTCATCATTTCTAAAGTAGTGTATCGAAGAGTCTTCGTATATATTTCCTAGTAGTTGTGATCCTTGATAAGATTCATCGAAGGGTCTGCCTGGTTTCGGAAAATCATCAACCCGGATTCCACCCATTTTGTGATGCCAAGACGTATGTCCCAACTCGTGTAGAGTGACGTTTTGAGAATTATAATATAGATTTTGTTGTCTCATCACTTGAACGTACTGTGTAGCGTTTGCAATGGTAGGACTACAACCGTTACAAGCTTTATACGCAGAAGGATTGAAGTGATAGGTAGTGACCCCGTTTGTCGTGCTAAAAAAAACGTCTGAATTTCCGTAATAATCATCAAAATAAATATCTGTAATTGGAACGATCGAATAACCCGATTCGGAAATGGACATGGCACTATTATTAGAGATCATAAAAAAATCAGAGAGATACACCGTAACGTCTTCTCCGTTTTGCCGGGGTGTATAAACTTTTAACAAATCCGGCCATAACTTAGATTGATTTTGTTCGTAATACAACATCGTCGCCAGAAGTCGTTCATCTGGATTGTTTAAATTTAAAGGAGTTTTTCCCGGAGTTTTTGGTTTTGAGTTGTACCAGTTTTCAACCGCGACCTGGTTGATATTCGGCTGAATCATCGAAAGAGATTGGATTCCTTGAATTTCCAGTTTGAAGTATTTTTTAGTGGCTTCATAAAATTCAGAAGTTAGAATGTTTCCCCAGTTAACCAAAGAACTTGTCGTTGTATATTGAGTATCTCCAAATCGTACGATGTGGATTTTGATCGTATCTAGAGATGTAGTGGCATTTACGGGAACCGGAGCTTCCGGATTATGAAGATCTTTGACGTCTCTTATGACTTCCATCTTTTTTGAAGTGCCTGCGCCGGAAGAACAGTCTTCATAATATTCGATTTTAAATTTAAACTTCATATCATTTGAATGTTTGAATTTAACCGAAGCTGGAACTTGGAAACGCATGGTAAAAATTCCCTGAGGATAATCGGAAATGGAAATCGGGAAATCATTCTCAGTAGTACATACCGTACTGACTCGGTACTTAGAAGTAGTATTCGGAATCATGAATAAAGTAAGAACTGAAAACTGAAGTTCCTTTCCCGAAACATCTAGCAAATCCACAAAAATCCGTTTATGTAAGGATTTAATTTTGTTTAAATTCAATGCAAAAATGTAAGTTTTTCCGCGATAGAGACTCGCTATACTTGAAATCGGAGATCCGTTTAAGTAAAGAGATACGTCTCGATTGTTTGTCACCATATCGTTGATTACGTTATTAAATTTAGGATCTTCTACGGGAGTAATCGTGATGTTGTCGGTTACGGTAGGATACTGAGTATCAGGATTTCCTTCCGTGGTAAACGTATAGGTACCGGTAGGCCAATTGAGAGTGGAAAATGACATTTGATAGGGTATTCCCGCTGCTATCAAATCGGATTTTTCCGTAATATCTTTTGAATCCATATGTTTGGTTTGTGTCGGAAGTTTTTCTTGATTTTGAAAGTCTGAAAGTTCTTGAGGCGTAAGATCTTTCCAAATTCCCATATAGGTCTTAAAACGAGTGTTAGCTGGAGGATAAAACAAAACGTTGACTGTTGTTCCGGAAGGAATTGAGACCGGTTCACACGAGGGCCCGTGTGCGTTTAGTATATAAATATAACCTTTAGAAGGGTCGTGAGTGGGAGCGCAGGCAGGAATCGTAAGTAGTTGGGTACTGGTCGTGGTTCGGGTCAAATTTAAAATCGAATCGGCGGTCCCGGATAAAAATCCGAGTTCCTCATTTTGATTTTTTATACAACCTAACAATGTATATACGATTATCAAACATAAAAGTATCTGTTTCATTTCATTCTCCTTAAATTAAAAATTTTGAATCTTCCTAAATTTTTAGTGTAAGTTTTGACATTTGAATTGCTAAAGTTTGCCTGCTTTTTTATGAAACCGAAAAAAAATATAAAAGATTTAAGTAAATAAATTTTATATAATAATTTTATCATAAAAAAATATAACTATCATTATATTCTGAACGGAATTACGGGGGTTGTTTTTAACTTTGATACCGGTTCAAAATGTATGGTCTTTTACTACTGCTTTGTTTTATGCTGTTGGTATTTAGACGAAATCTCTGATTTAACACTAAGGACCGTAAAAGTGTCGTTAGGTGTTTTTAGACTTCGATCCGAATATTTTAGGAATTGTGTTTTTATAGAATTATGGATCTCGAAAATCACTTAAAAAAATAGAACTGAAACATCTTAAAAAAATGGGTCCGTTTGGGCGAAAATTTTTGGTTTGTAAAGTTTCATTTTTTTTCAAATCCATACTTTCGTTCCTGAAAAAATCTCGCCTGAATTCTTATCTATAATAAGACTACACTTAGGAAGTCCTATGAAAACAGAACCAACTCAGCTTCAAAAACCAAATTTAACGATTCACAGAATTTTCGAGACATTAAGCGTTGTAGCTTTTATTTTACTTTCGATTTATTTCGGTTATCAACTTACTCTCTTATTTTTAGATTATTTTATTACTCATTCCTATTTGGCTGTGGCGATCCCTCTTGTGGTTTTGTTTTCTTGGCTCGGGGCCGATTTTCTTTCGGGACTTGTTCATTTTTTAGGGGATAGTGTAGGTTCGGAAAACACTCCGATTTTCGGGCCTGCATTTATATTTCCATTTAGGGATCATCACGTGGATCCGAAAGGAATTACCAGACATGATTTTATAGAAACCAACGGAAACAACTGTCTGGTTTCTTTACCTATTTTAGTATATTATGTTTTCTTTTGGGAGTCTGGGGGAACGTTTAGCTATTTACTCGCTTCTTTTTGGTTTTTTCTTCTTTTGGGGATTTTTGCCACCAATCAAATTCATAAATGGGCGCATCAAGATTCTCCTGCGGTGTTCATAAGAATATTACAAAAATATAAATTGATTTTGGGACCAAAACACCACGGAGTTCATCATACCGCTCCTCATGATACTTATTTTTGTATCACTACGGGTTGGTTAAATCCGATTTTAAAATACTTAAAGTTCTATGAAATTCTTCGTTGGATGTTGAGAATCCCTCCCGTGGTCAAATAGGGTACAATTTCCGAAAAATGACCGGAATACAGGCAAGGATGAAATAACCTTCCCCTAAAATTCTATAGAGCTGTTTTTTTTGAAAAAAAGATTCAAAAAATAGAATATTTACCGGAACTAAATAGCCTATACTCAGATAAAAAAATTCAGGTAAAATTATCCACTGGTTTTTCCAAAACCAAATCAGATTGAATACGGTTCCGATTCCGGATAACGCGATAACCAACTTTTTCAACGTCTTTTGCGAAATCCATTTTAGGATCGATTCTGCGTCTTCTTTTTTATCTATCTCTATTTCCATATAAGAATTTACGAATGAATTACAAAGTGTTGTCAAAAAAAATAAACCACACCAAATTCCCCATCCCGTTTTAGAAGTATATAAAATTGGACCGAACCAAACTCCAGCCGTATAAAGGATAGAAACGGAACATTCTTTCCAAAAAAAAGAAACTTGTAAATAAGAAAGTACGAAGTGTATCACTATAAAAATTCCTATAACTAAGGTTGCCAATAGAATTTTTTCCTTTAGGAATGTTATTCCGGATACAAAAGAAAAAATCGCTGCTAAACCGGTGATAACAATTAAGAATATTCTGTTTTTATAATAAAATTCGTGTCTTGGATTTGCACTTTTATCTCCAAGTTTCCAGCCGTCTATCCAATGATCCGCGCTGTAAATTACCCAAACCGTGACGGGAAGTAATATCCAGAATTCCGTCTTTAGATCTGAATTTAAAACGTAAGAAGCGAACCAGGCCGAAGAAACCGCTCCGCATACTATATCAATACTTAATACATTCCAATAGTAGAATATTCTGTAAAACATGGAATTGTCCTTTTCAACCGGAGGATAACATATTTCATCACTTGAACTCGATTCCTTCTTTTTGAAATTGAGAATGTAGTCTTTTGATCAATTCGTGTCGAATCAAAAATTGATCCGAAAATTCTAAACAGGGTAGATCCATTTGAAATCCTACCGCACTAGGTCCAAATTTTTGATAAGAGAAAGAAATTTCTCCGAGCGAATCGGATGGGTAAAACTTTTTTAAGACTTCATTTCCTATGTTTACGGCGAGTGATTCCACTTTTTCCAGATCGGTTTGATAGGTTATACTTGCTTCGATCGAAATCGAAAAACATTTTTTAGACAATTCTAAAGTAGTGACTACGGAGGAAGCCATCACAGAGTTCGGAACTACGATTATACTATCGTTACGTTTTCGAATTGTAGTGCTTCTCCAAGTGATGTCTTCGACGTAACCTTCTAATCCTTCTCCTTGCATTCGAACGTAGTCACCTTTTTTGAGTTGTTTTCCTAGAAGGATTCCTAAGCCGGAAAATAAATTCGAAAGTGTAGGTTGTAAACCGAGAGCGACTGCAATACCTCCTACTCCTAAAGCTCCTAATATGGGAACGATTGAAATTCCTAAGGATTGAAGAATCAATAAAATACAAACTGTAAACAATATGATCCGGATCGCGTTGCCTATGATGGAAGCGGAGGAAACCATTCCTTCTGTGTTGGTTTCTAATATCGCCGAAAAAAGATGAGAGAGTGAAATCGTACAAAGTACGATCGAAAGAATTTTGAAACTTAAAAAAACGGATTCTACCGAATTGAGTTTTAAGAATTTAAGAAATAAAAACAAAGAAAGTAAAAAGAAAAATAAACGGATGATTTTTCTTCCTGCTTTGTAAATAGGATGAGAGGTTAGAATTTTATTTCCGAAAAAAACTCCGAACAATTTAGGGCTGATTCTGTCGCTTAATAAATAACCCAAAAACGATACGAAAATAAAAACTCCGGTCGCTTTTCCTAATTCCCAGAGAAAGTCTTCAGAAAACCAGTCTTGAACTTCGTTCCAATTCATGAGAACATTTTTTATGTAAAATCCCAATCATGCAAGATCAAATCGTTTGATTTCATTTTGATATAAGGTTTAAGGAGTATCGTGTCTATTTCGTTCAAATTCTTTCCAAGGTCTTTGATTCAAATTTTAGATTTTAGAATGACAGAAGATAAAACCTTCTTATTCTGCTCCAGACTGGGATGTTGAATCGGTGGAAAAATAAAA
This genomic window from Leptospira kirschneri serovar Cynopteri str. 3522 CT contains:
- a CDS encoding WGR domain-containing protein, yielding MNHHLTFKDDKSDKFWNIEVSGNSFTVTYGKTGTAGTSQTKTFDNEEICVKEAQKLLSEKLKKGYIEGNTQTFSQKEKTSAQTPNDFRQEWEKIVNSKDLQKDLIKHFSYLVDSTGFEPVLHKIFEHATGAKINGNTLIVEFKNGNTLTAEPPGNSNSYKKFPKSFLKLIEKHNTLKTNRIELGKCYFDFDIFDDGDRVYEIFDGKESNVFCPLKFTDNSDWIYHPTEKNKEGEPAIFPVIHELEDEINLEYYNIGSLFLKELCDEFEIEIEIPIAERPADPFADLKTNWWNNLSEVWKQTFRSQSENKDKEPTFESILTLEKLNLTDSAISDLKPLEALLAEKKFKLEIIRLADTSVSDIAILALAKKKLFSVDISGTPVKDVSMLKEINFLTADRCTELDFSTVTKLKKLRQLSLQDTKLNDLEFLHDFTELEQLNINGTPLTDEQIQKFQIRFNKDRLEKNKTVSYGRDPLKLDIHPEIKDPLLRALADNSDYKPELALEVGEKLLAQSAERKDIKQILKDMISICDKQWRKYLYIKTPEGEKKYEFFNQKEKRFQYILETDDFSTPVSIMSVSDPIAEITSLIPFIYENKKKYKAFCTIKDDSFYHVNAILEIISKTKYHDVTLAQIEEAVKKSNYVEYKIKENGDMYIKVKK
- a CDS encoding DUF4303 domain-containing protein, producing the protein MNQIKLIQKHNITNRIELNLEKEQITIQQYENNNRILSQTYEYENPNVAHKEFETFVKWKAWEGYYPEEEGPDYADRWRNYWLNNFPEKNISPKRPTYQLLIETVNNRDIEFFIANKNTPGIELKTNSAKFGDPILIYAIKTKSIAIVDYLLHTMWIDHSVKDQNERSAWDHIFQTKDSFLGNLFLNNIVLLGTEDEIKKYRIELGLPTEEETSSSKTEEKENHKNKQGFEVDVLTNFAIQKIKSFAKAHVDETFYGFAIDASYIKMNSIEAFEKTLQEYQSKWPNNYNTPEKIQKLKNNVGDWKYTLADFIETYDENEDEDDCPFDEELYDKHYNADDLEQKNSEYAQAMNSILNNLIQQEVFRNLKTSADFNCLRAEHNY
- a CDS encoding LBF_2127 family putative lipoprotein, with translation MNNKIKSYLLVLLYFLAHCKVDIRQIPPREYNELKTSVFNAPIYIGKFEVFKSNSLQETKAWKATLKSVIKSNRAFSEIKDGEEFQPDSYILDVEISPDYKEEYNYWWTWPAIYPFPGYWPLQIRKAEYTVRIATTISRSNKILLQSELEQSGQENIYIYGFYRTSEIEEMVENTNLVILERWIKDILSKSF
- a CDS encoding extracellular matrix-binding protein Lp95 → MKQILLCLIIVYTLLGCIKNQNEELGFLSGTADSILNLTRTTTSTQLLTIPACAPTHDPSKGYIYILNAHGPSCEPVSIPSGTTVNVLFYPPANTRFKTYMGIWKDLTPQELSDFQNQEKLPTQTKHMDSKDITEKSDLIAAGIPYQMSFSTLNWPTGTYTFTTEGNPDTQYPTVTDNITITPVEDPKFNNVINDMVTNNRDVSLYLNGSPISSIASLYRGKTYIFALNLNKIKSLHKRIFVDLLDVSGKELQFSVLTLFMIPNTTSKYRVSTVCTTENDFPISISDYPQGIFTMRFQVPASVKFKHSNDMKFKFKIEYYEDCSSGAGTSKKMEVIRDVKDLHNPEAPVPVNATTSLDTIKIHIVRFGDTQYTTTSSLVNWGNILTSEFYEATKKYFKLEIQGIQSLSMIQPNINQVAVENWYNSKPKTPGKTPLNLNNPDERLLATMLYYEQNQSKLWPDLLKVYTPRQNGEDVTVYLSDFFMISNNSAMSISESGYSIVPITDIYFDDYYGNSDVFFSTTNGVTTYHFNPSAYKACNGCSPTIANATQYVQVMRQQNLYYNSQNVTLHELGHTSWHHKMGGIRVDDFPKPGRPFDESYQGSQLLGNIYEDSSIHYFRNDEYMSGFRNRNTLDQTYGDILIERLLSRYGVNYCNYKYVFVPQMGHNANFGGIAQADAYCNLDSNKPEKLLSLGADYKAMLVGDTRRASVSPNAGDGQIDWVLQPLQEYKRADETVIGTTNSAGLFTFPLQNFFDGNYTIWTGLDQTWRNQIVNGKQINCLNWTSSNTGESGAFGLANKKYASSIYNTQDTCSKLILPDHMDPYNWKDYPASILCVEQ
- a CDS encoding fatty acid desaturase CarF family protein, whose translation is MKTEPTQLQKPNLTIHRIFETLSVVAFILLSIYFGYQLTLLFLDYFITHSYLAVAIPLVVLFSWLGADFLSGLVHFLGDSVGSENTPIFGPAFIFPFRDHHVDPKGITRHDFIETNGNNCLVSLPILVYYVFFWESGGTFSYLLASFWFFLLLGIFATNQIHKWAHQDSPAVFIRILQKYKLILGPKHHGVHHTAPHDTYFCITTGWLNPILKYLKFYEILRWMLRIPPVVK
- a CDS encoding LA_0991 family prenyltransferase-like protein, coding for MFYRIFYYWNVLSIDIVCGAVSSAWFASYVLNSDLKTEFWILLPVTVWVIYSADHWIDGWKLGDKSANPRHEFYYKNRIFLIVITGLAAIFSFVSGITFLKEKILLATLVIGIFIVIHFVLSYLQVSFFWKECSVSILYTAGVWFGPILYTSKTGWGIWCGLFFLTTLCNSFVNSYMEIEIDKKEDAESILKWISQKTLKKLVIALSGIGTVFNLIWFWKNQWIILPEFFYLSIGYLVPVNILFFESFFQKKQLYRILGEGYFILACIPVIFRKLYPI
- a CDS encoding mechanosensitive ion channel family protein; the encoded protein is MNWNEVQDWFSEDFLWELGKATGVFIFVSFLGYLLSDRISPKLFGVFFGNKILTSHPIYKAGRKIIRLFFFLLSLFLFLKFLKLNSVESVFLSFKILSIVLCTISLSHLFSAILETNTEGMVSSASIIGNAIRIILFTVCILLILQSLGISIVPILGALGVGGIAVALGLQPTLSNLFSGLGILLGKQLKKGDYVRMQGEGLEGYVEDITWRSTTIRKRNDSIIVVPNSVMASSVVTTLELSKKCFSISIEASITYQTDLEKVESLAVNIGNEVLKKFYPSDSLGEISFSYQKFGPSAVGFQMDLPCLEFSDQFLIRHELIKRLHSQFQKEGIEFK